A region from the Rhodamnia argentea isolate NSW1041297 chromosome 7, ASM2092103v1, whole genome shotgun sequence genome encodes:
- the LOC115752467 gene encoding transmembrane 9 superfamily member 12, giving the protein MSRSGMHSKCKWPLPVLLVLFAHVCSGFYLPGSYMHTYSTGDKILAKVNSLTSIETELPFSYYSLPYCQPQGGIKKSAENLGELLMGDQIDNSPYRFQMNVNETVYLCTTAPLSDHQVKLLKQRTRDLYQVNMILDNLPALRYSKQNNVNIQWTGFPVGYTPPGSKEDYIINHLKFRVLVHEYEGSGVEIIGTGEEGFGIIAEADKKKASGFEIVKFEVVPCSVKHDPDKMSKHQMYNQIDSVTCPVELEKSQIIREHERVSFTYDVEFVKSDIRWPSRWDAYLQMEGAKVHWFSILNSLMVIFFLAGIVFVIFLRTVRRDLTRYEELDKEAQAQMNEELSGWKLVVGDVFREPECAKLLCVMIGDGVQITGMAVVTIVFAAFGFMSPASRGMLLTGMIILYLFLGIVAGYVGVRLWRTLKGTSEGWRSVSWSVACFFPGIVFVILTVLNFLLWGSNSTSAIPIYLYFILFTLWFCISVPLTLLGGFLGTRAEAIQYPVRTNQIPREIPARKYPSWLLVLGAGTLPFGTLFIELFFILSSIWLGRFYYVFGFLLIVLLLLIIVCAEVSVVLTYMHLCVEDWRWWWKAFYASGSVALYVFLYSINYLIFDLQSLSGPVSAMLYLGYSLIMATAIMLSTGTIGFVTSFYFVHYLFSSVKID; this is encoded by the coding sequence ATGTCGAGATCCGGGATGCACTCAAAGTGCAAATGGCCTCTGCCTGTGCTGTTGGTTCTGTTTGCCCATGTTTGTAGTGGGTTCTATCTTCCTGGAAGCTACATGCATACATACTCCACTGGTGACAAGATATTGGCCAAAGTCAATTCGTTGACATCTATTGAGACCGAACTTCCATTTAGCTATTACAGTCTCCCTTACTGCCAACCACAGGGTGGGATTAAGAAGAGTGCGGAGAATCTTGGTGAGCTGCTCATGGGAGATCAAATCGATAACTCCCCCTATCGCTTCCAGATGAATGTCAACGAGACGGTGTACCTCTGCACTACGGCCCCGCTGAGCGATCATCAAGTGAAGCTTCTTAAACAGAGGACTCGGGATTTGTATCAAGTCAACATGATTCTTGACAATTTGCCAGCGTTGAGGTACTCCAAGCAGAACAATGTCAACATTCAGTGGACTGGTTTTCCAGTTGGGTACACGCCACCTGGAAGCAAGGAGGATTACATTATTAATCACCTCAAATTTAGGGTCTTGGTTCATGAGTATGAAGGGAGTGGTGTGGAGATCATAGGAACTGGTGAAGAAGGTTTCGGTATAATCGCTGAAGCTGATAAGAAGAAGGCTTCAGGTTTTGAGATAGTTAAGTTTGAGGTCGTTCCTTGCAGTGTTAAACATGACCCCGACAAGATGTCAAAGCACCAAATGTATAACCAAATCGATTCTGTTACCTGCCCGGTGGAGCTTGAAAAGTCGCAAATAATTAGGGAGCACGAGCGAGTGTCATTCACTTACGATGTTGAATTTGTGAAGAGCGACATTAGATGGCCATCACGATGGGATGCTTATTTACAAATGGAAGGTGCAAAAGTACACTGGTTTTCCATCCTCAACTCATTGATGGTAATCTTTTTCTTAGCTGGTATTGTCTTTGTGATATTCTTAAGGACGGTGAGAAGGGATCTGACAAGGTACGAGGAATTGGACAAAGAAGCTCAAGCACAGATGAATGAGGAACTTTCTGGCTGGAAGCTTGTTGTGGGCGATGTCTTCAGAGAACCAGAGTGTGCCAAGCTTCTTTGTGTGATGATTGGAGATGGGGTTCAAATTACGGGAATGGCAGTTGTCACCATTGTCTTTGCAGCTTTCGGCTTTATGTCGCCTGCTTCACGAGGAATGCTATTGACTGGGATGATAATCCTCTATCTTTTTCTTGGAATTGTTGCCGGGTATGTTGGTGTCCGCTTATGGAGAACTCTCAAGGGAACTTCAGAAGGATGGAGGTCTGTCTCCTGGTCAGTTGCTTGCTTTTTCCCTGGGATTGTCTTCGTAATTCTTACGGTACTCAATTTCTTACTTTGGGGAAGCAACAGTACTAGTGCTATTCCCATATACTTGTACTTCATCCTGTTCACCCTTTGGTTTTGCATTTCCGTGCCGCTCACGCTCTTGGGAGGATTTCTAGGCACACGTGCTGAGGCAATTCAATATCCTGTTCGTACCAACCAGATCCCCAGAGAAATTCCTGCACGCAAATATCCATCGTGGCTTCTTGTTCTGGGTGCAGGGACTCTTCCATTTGGAACCCTCTTCATTGAACTGTTCTTCATCCTTTCTAGCATCTGGCTAGGGAGGTTTTATTACGTCTTTGGCTTCCTGCTAATTGTGCTCCTATTGCTGATCATTGTCTGTGCTGAAGTGTCTGTGGTCCTTACCTACATGCATCTTTGTGTGGAGGACTGGCGATGGTGGTGGAAAGCTTTCTATGCATCTGGCTCAGTCGCCCTTTACGTGTTCCTATATTCCATCAATTACTTGATTTTTGACCTTCAGAGTTTGAGTGGACCCGTGTCGGCCATGCTTTACCTTGGTTATTCTCTGATTATGGCAACTGCAATCATGTTGTCCACTGGCACCATTGGCTTCGTCACATCTTTCTATTTTGTTCATTACCTTTTCTCATCTGTGAAGATTGATTAG